The Burkholderia pyrrocinia genome includes a region encoding these proteins:
- a CDS encoding ribonuclease T2 → MLKTLARAAAALVVASASLHATAQTSYDYLLLAASWEPGFCASHDTPECTNLAGSYAATSLSLHGLWPNRYDGNQPFYCGVPQSDVDLDNAHQWCSMDAYPISSATRNTLSTYMPGVASCLDKHEWFKHGTCSNSASPDAYWNQASGMINRLGNTSFNAYLQANAGKTVTRNQLLSAFEGAFGSNTRSAVSLKCTKTNGVSYFTEAWIAVKTNAATQFPSAASLVTDGNTQGTCPTSGVYIAK, encoded by the coding sequence ATGCTCAAGACGCTCGCCCGCGCCGCTGCCGCACTCGTTGTCGCTTCCGCCTCGCTGCACGCCACCGCGCAGACCAGCTACGACTACCTGTTGCTTGCCGCCTCGTGGGAGCCCGGCTTCTGCGCGTCGCACGATACGCCCGAATGCACGAACCTCGCCGGTTCGTATGCGGCGACGAGCCTGTCGCTGCATGGCCTGTGGCCGAACCGGTACGACGGCAACCAGCCGTTCTACTGCGGCGTGCCGCAGAGCGACGTCGACCTCGACAACGCGCACCAGTGGTGCAGCATGGACGCCTATCCGATCAGCAGCGCGACCCGCAACACGCTGTCGACGTACATGCCGGGCGTCGCATCGTGCCTCGACAAGCACGAGTGGTTCAAGCACGGCACCTGCTCGAACTCGGCGTCGCCCGATGCGTACTGGAACCAGGCGTCCGGGATGATCAACCGGCTCGGCAACACGTCGTTCAACGCCTACCTGCAGGCGAACGCGGGCAAGACGGTGACGCGCAACCAGTTGCTGTCCGCGTTCGAAGGCGCGTTCGGCAGCAATACGCGCAGCGCAGTGTCGCTGAAGTGCACGAAGACGAATGGCGTCAGCTATTTCACCGAAGCGTGGATCGCGGTGAAGACGAATGCGGCCACGCAGTTCCCGAGCGCCGCGTCGCTCGTGACGGACGGCAATACGCAAGGCACGTGCCCGACGTCGGGCGTGTATATCGCGAAGTAA
- a CDS encoding isochorismatase family cysteine hydrolase, translating to MNPDNASDVSIAAHARAGGSASAPIPAIAPSQTALLVMHYQTDILGLFPSVAPALLANTRRLCDAARAGGVGVWFANLRFSPGYPEVSPLNKNGQGIKQLGLFLDDGPSPELARQADEPLIVAHRASVFFGTDLQARLVAQGVDSLIMVGIASTGVMLSSIAYASDADFRLYTVKDCCYDPDPVVHEHLFSTAFESRTTVLSLTNALRLLA from the coding sequence ATGAATCCGGACAACGCATCAGATGTCTCGATAGCAGCCCACGCGCGCGCCGGCGGCAGCGCATCCGCGCCGATTCCGGCCATCGCGCCATCGCAAACCGCGCTGCTCGTCATGCATTACCAGACCGACATCCTCGGACTCTTTCCGTCGGTCGCGCCCGCGTTGCTCGCCAATACGCGCCGGCTATGCGACGCGGCGCGGGCCGGCGGCGTCGGCGTCTGGTTCGCCAATCTCCGGTTCAGCCCCGGCTATCCGGAAGTCAGTCCACTCAACAAGAACGGTCAGGGCATCAAGCAGCTCGGCCTTTTCCTCGACGACGGCCCGTCGCCGGAGCTGGCCCGGCAGGCCGACGAGCCGCTGATCGTCGCGCATCGCGCCAGCGTGTTCTTCGGCACCGATCTGCAGGCGCGACTGGTCGCGCAAGGCGTCGATTCGCTGATCATGGTCGGCATCGCGTCGACCGGCGTGATGCTGTCGTCGATCGCCTACGCGAGCGACGCGGACTTCCGCCTGTATACGGTCAAGGATTGCTGCTACGACCCGGACCCGGTGGTCCACGAGCATCTGTTCTCCACCGCCTTCGAATCGCGCACGACGGTGCTGTCGCTCACGAACGCGTTGCGGCTGCTCGCGTGA
- a CDS encoding NAD(P)/FAD-dependent oxidoreductase, translated as MNSSKSDSSRPDVLIIGGGPAGATAAAFLAMKGRDVVLVEKEAHPRFHIGESLLPRNLDIFERLGVLDQVREIGVHKPGAEFVSDRTGRSCAFPFENALNRDRTHAWQVRRADFDALLFRHAVARGAECFERTRVTEVKLDDAGGRHVVSAQDESGGTREWHPRYVLDASGRDTFLASRMKVKTSNKYNNTAAVYAHFTGVGRREGELAGYISIHLAEDGWFWLIPLPGDTMSIGFVGNQSAWKERKGTPTDLLTERIASSPTVSARAQGAQRVSDVYSTANYSYRARVGNGNGFLMIGDAYGFVDPMFSTGVLMAMTSGELGAEVAHVWLDDPARGKKLAQAANKELSAAMDRISWLIYRVNDPVMRTLFMAPSNRLWMRDGIVNLLAGNLRGSWRAAIPVMCFKGVYHVLSALHRRGIEISLPEMPAPRT; from the coding sequence ATGAACTCATCGAAAAGCGATTCGAGCCGACCTGACGTGCTGATTATCGGCGGCGGGCCCGCTGGTGCGACAGCGGCTGCCTTCTTGGCGATGAAAGGACGCGACGTTGTGCTCGTGGAGAAGGAAGCACATCCGCGCTTCCATATCGGCGAAAGCCTGCTACCACGTAACCTCGACATTTTCGAGCGGCTCGGCGTTCTGGATCAGGTACGAGAGATCGGTGTTCATAAGCCGGGCGCAGAGTTCGTCTCGGACCGTACGGGCCGCAGCTGCGCGTTTCCGTTCGAAAACGCACTGAATCGAGACCGTACGCACGCCTGGCAAGTACGGCGTGCGGACTTTGATGCCTTGTTGTTCAGACACGCCGTCGCGCGCGGGGCCGAGTGTTTCGAGCGTACTCGTGTCACGGAAGTGAAGCTGGACGATGCCGGCGGACGTCACGTCGTGTCCGCGCAGGATGAATCGGGCGGCACCCGCGAATGGCATCCGCGCTACGTGCTCGACGCTTCGGGCCGCGATACGTTTCTCGCGTCGCGGATGAAGGTCAAGACCTCGAACAAGTACAACAACACGGCGGCCGTTTATGCGCATTTCACTGGCGTAGGGCGTCGAGAAGGCGAACTCGCGGGCTACATCAGCATTCATCTTGCGGAGGATGGCTGGTTTTGGCTGATCCCGCTACCCGGCGACACAATGAGCATTGGCTTTGTCGGCAATCAATCGGCGTGGAAAGAGCGCAAGGGAACGCCGACCGATTTGCTGACCGAGCGCATCGCTTCGAGCCCGACCGTCTCGGCTCGCGCGCAAGGCGCACAGCGCGTATCGGACGTCTACAGCACGGCCAATTACAGCTATCGCGCACGCGTGGGCAACGGTAACGGTTTCCTGATGATCGGCGATGCCTACGGATTTGTCGATCCGATGTTCTCGACCGGCGTATTGATGGCGATGACTAGCGGAGAACTCGGCGCCGAGGTCGCCCACGTTTGGCTCGACGATCCGGCACGAGGAAAGAAGCTTGCGCAAGCAGCCAACAAAGAATTGTCAGCGGCAATGGATCGGATCAGTTGGCTGATCTATCGAGTGAACGATCCTGTCATGCGTACGCTTTTCATGGCCCCGTCCAATCGCTTGTGGATGCGAGACGGCATCGTCAATCTGCTGGCAGGAAATCTCCGGGGGAGCTGGCGCGCTGCAATCCCGGTGATGTGCTTCAAGGGCGTGTATCACGTGCTCTCGGCACTGCACCGGCGTGGGATCGAGATTTCGCTGCCGGAGATGCCCGCGCCTAGAACCTGA
- a CDS encoding glutaminase: MNYQSILERIHTELAPWIGQGRVADYIPELAKVPADKFGMAVVTLDGNVYTVGDSHERFSIQSISKLFACTLAFQLLGDALWERVGREPSGNAFNSLVQLESERGKPRNPFINAGALVVTDVLCRRFVKAETALVEFVRRLISATDIDYDSRVAQSELLHAERNRAMAHFMASFGNMQMPPDTVIDAYCRQCAITMNCVELAQAALFLANGGVAPVTGERIVDSSSAKRLSALMLTCGTYDAAGDFVYRVGLPAKSGVGGGIVAVLPGEMAVCVWAPGLDANGNSLAGTLALEWLTTYSGRSIF, from the coding sequence ATGAATTATCAATCGATCCTCGAACGCATCCACACCGAACTCGCCCCCTGGATTGGCCAGGGACGGGTCGCGGACTACATTCCCGAACTCGCGAAAGTGCCCGCCGACAAGTTCGGGATGGCCGTCGTGACGCTCGACGGAAACGTTTACACGGTCGGCGACTCGCATGAGCGCTTCTCGATCCAGAGCATCTCGAAGCTGTTCGCGTGCACGCTCGCGTTCCAGTTGCTGGGCGATGCACTGTGGGAACGGGTCGGCCGCGAACCGTCCGGCAACGCGTTCAATTCGCTGGTACAACTCGAAAGCGAGCGCGGCAAGCCGCGCAATCCGTTCATCAACGCCGGCGCGCTGGTCGTCACCGACGTGCTGTGCCGCCGCTTCGTGAAGGCCGAGACGGCGCTCGTCGAATTCGTGCGGCGGCTGATCAGCGCCACCGACATCGACTACGATTCGCGCGTCGCCCAGTCGGAACTGCTGCACGCGGAGCGCAATCGCGCGATGGCGCATTTCATGGCGAGCTTCGGCAACATGCAGATGCCGCCCGATACGGTGATCGATGCGTATTGCCGCCAGTGCGCGATCACGATGAACTGCGTCGAACTCGCGCAAGCCGCGCTGTTCCTCGCGAACGGCGGCGTCGCGCCGGTGACCGGCGAGCGGATCGTCGATTCGAGTTCCGCGAAGCGCCTGTCGGCGCTGATGCTGACCTGCGGCACCTACGATGCGGCCGGCGATTTCGTGTACCGCGTCGGCCTGCCCGCGAAAAGCGGTGTCGGCGGCGGGATCGTCGCGGTGCTGCCCGGCGAGATGGCCGTGTGCGTGTGGGCGCCGGGGCTCGATGCGAACGGGAACTCGCTGGCGGGCACGCTGGCTTTGGAATGGTTGACGACCTATTCGGGGCGGTCGATCTTTTGA
- a CDS encoding response regulator, translating into MSFRILLVEDDTRLSTLIAGYLRKNDYEVDTVLHGDAAVPAILSIRPDLVILDVNLPGKDGFEICREARKQYDGVIIMVTARDEPFDELLGLEFGADDYVHKPVEPRILLARIKAQLRRAPARVAESAAPQPERFAFGKFSIDRTDRTVVLPDGSTPDLTSAEFDLLWALVCHAGEVVSRDDLMLQLRGVEFDGLDRTIDGRISKLRRKLRDDASNPQRIKTIRSKGYQFSKHAWE; encoded by the coding sequence ATGTCTTTTCGCATCCTGCTCGTCGAAGACGACACCCGCCTGTCCACGCTGATCGCCGGCTACCTGCGCAAGAACGACTATGAAGTCGACACTGTGCTGCATGGTGACGCCGCGGTGCCGGCGATCCTGTCCATTCGTCCCGATCTCGTCATTCTCGACGTGAACCTGCCGGGCAAGGACGGCTTCGAAATCTGTCGCGAGGCGCGCAAGCAGTACGACGGCGTGATCATCATGGTGACGGCGCGCGACGAGCCGTTCGACGAACTGCTCGGCCTCGAGTTCGGCGCGGACGACTACGTGCACAAGCCGGTCGAGCCGCGCATCCTGCTCGCGCGGATCAAGGCGCAACTGCGCCGCGCACCCGCGCGCGTGGCCGAGAGCGCCGCGCCGCAGCCCGAGCGCTTCGCGTTCGGCAAGTTCTCGATCGACCGCACCGACCGCACCGTCGTGCTGCCCGACGGCAGCACGCCCGATCTCACGTCGGCCGAGTTCGACCTGCTGTGGGCGCTCGTGTGCCATGCGGGCGAAGTCGTCAGCCGCGACGACCTGATGCTGCAGTTGCGCGGGGTCGAATTCGACGGCCTCGACCGCACGATCGACGGGCGCATCTCGAAGTTGCGCCGCAAGCTGCGCGACGACGCGAGCAACCCGCAGCGGATCAAGACGATCCGCAGCAAGGGTTATCAATTCAGCAAGCACGCGTGGGAATGA
- a CDS encoding ATP-binding protein produces MIRRTRSHPDAPPLPTLRYVKWRWLHFRRAWTDTRADRIPSWSRLYVRTYLHLLGLVLLTALVPALALCVELSPQVVWHAFDSLPGDIWIVLAFVFAAPALAAYRWMRPVWSDLVMVRERAIDFTGGRFNTRARESHSVIIGPLARTLNALAMRMERLIAAQRDLTNGISHELRTPLARVRFALEMLREPGSAAEYQGALESIAQDVTELEELIDMSLTFARLEYSSLQSSLELTAPVAWFEHQVSDAQLLYPERAIESRIAIASDLRVKMDRRLMSYAIRNLLRNASKYAKSQIVVGISLVHGNIGIFVEDDGPGVPENERERIFDAFVRLDRRTGGYGLGLSITRQVLHAHNGRIAVVDPVELGGARFEISWPV; encoded by the coding sequence ATGATCCGACGAACCCGTTCGCACCCCGATGCACCGCCGCTGCCGACGCTGCGCTACGTCAAATGGCGCTGGCTGCATTTCCGCCGCGCGTGGACCGACACGCGCGCCGACCGCATTCCGAGCTGGTCGCGCCTGTACGTGCGCACCTACCTGCATCTGCTGGGCCTCGTGCTGCTGACTGCGCTCGTGCCGGCGCTCGCGCTGTGCGTCGAATTGTCGCCGCAGGTCGTGTGGCATGCATTCGACTCGCTGCCGGGCGATATCTGGATCGTGCTCGCGTTCGTGTTCGCCGCCCCCGCGCTCGCGGCGTACCGGTGGATGCGGCCCGTCTGGTCGGATCTCGTGATGGTGCGCGAACGCGCGATCGACTTCACGGGCGGGCGCTTCAACACGCGTGCGCGCGAATCGCACAGCGTGATCATCGGCCCGCTCGCGCGTACGCTGAATGCGCTCGCGATGCGCATGGAGCGGCTGATCGCCGCGCAGCGCGATCTCACGAACGGCATCTCGCACGAGCTGCGCACGCCGCTCGCGCGTGTGCGCTTCGCGCTCGAAATGCTGCGCGAACCGGGTTCCGCGGCCGAATACCAGGGCGCGCTCGAGAGCATCGCGCAGGACGTGACCGAGCTCGAGGAGTTGATCGACATGAGCCTCACGTTTGCGCGGCTCGAATACAGCTCGCTGCAGTCGAGCCTGGAGTTGACCGCGCCCGTCGCGTGGTTCGAGCATCAGGTCAGCGACGCGCAACTGCTGTATCCGGAGCGCGCGATCGAGTCGCGCATCGCGATCGCGTCGGACCTGCGCGTGAAGATGGACCGGCGGCTGATGTCGTACGCGATACGCAACCTGCTGCGCAACGCGAGCAAGTATGCGAAATCGCAGATCGTCGTCGGGATCTCGCTCGTGCACGGCAATATCGGAATCTTCGTCGAGGACGACGGCCCCGGCGTGCCCGAGAACGAACGCGAACGGATCTTCGACGCATTTGTGCGCCTCGACCGCCGCACCGGCGGCTACGGACTCGGCCTCTCGATCACGCGGCAGGTGCTCCATGCGCACAACGGCCGGATCGCGGTCGTCGATCCGGTCGAACTCGGTGGCGCGCGGTTCGAGATCAGCTGGCCGGTCTAG
- a CDS encoding patatin-like phospholipase family protein: protein MTATVSLRWTRVRPLCTTLVAFWCCTVAAQPLPATESAAPQAAAANAPAAAPATAGHTCTADGGPAGRPSIGLVLSGGGARGYAHLGVLKVLEDNRIPIDCIAGTSMGAVVGGLYASGMAAVEMQKRLSEVNLADIAFDVTDRADLPQASREDERLYINGLTLGFGKKGVKAPVGLVQGNRLQALLANWTAVVPTNQPFDRLPIPYRAVATDLQTGQMVVLDHGSLPLAIRASMAMPGLFAPAEINGRALVDGGLVSNLPVDTARQMGANVVIAVDIGSQLRPLDALASPADVMQQMVGILIRQNVTAQRKQLDAQDVLLTPDLGALAFTDFQNAKQAIAAGAAAATAALPKLQRFALTPEQYATYRSAHAQPLPPPIRITRIDIETSGGVPKRVVSDALHVKPGDTYDPQVVSQDLLGLTTGGNFESVTQQIVSHGDDNVLEINAREKYWGPNFLLFGLGLSSSSTDEGGFRLHVGYRRPWLTESGLEFRADTTIGSDLQSARVELRQPLPAAYGFYISPYAEYQRRYVNLYDNSGEVKLNQYLMQTARTGIDFGLPIARLGDFRMGIGYATGHGSPNYNLPFPFDDGSSTLIWPSFTSQALTARARLVIDQLDDPMFPRRGYYTELRVERSLWSHNSQSAEDLAETSNTPYTEIYGKAMIAQQFGRHSVSATIEGGKSIGGTNLINAFNFTLGGFQHLAAYAADQLTGNELAYGNVTYMNQLMTFNASPVKALSVGASAEVGNVWSSGVKVGGGALKQSYTFFTSLSTAFGPLYMGVALAPGGRRNIYLQLGRTY from the coding sequence ATGACAGCGACCGTTTCCCTCCGCTGGACGCGGGTGCGCCCGCTCTGCACGACGCTCGTCGCCTTCTGGTGCTGCACGGTCGCCGCGCAGCCGCTGCCGGCCACCGAATCCGCCGCCCCTCAGGCAGCCGCCGCGAACGCGCCGGCTGCCGCGCCCGCCACGGCCGGGCACACCTGCACGGCCGACGGCGGCCCGGCCGGCCGCCCGTCGATCGGCCTCGTGCTGTCCGGCGGCGGCGCGCGCGGCTACGCGCACCTCGGCGTGCTGAAAGTGCTGGAGGACAACCGCATCCCGATCGACTGCATCGCGGGCACCAGCATGGGTGCCGTGGTCGGCGGCCTGTACGCGAGCGGGATGGCCGCCGTCGAGATGCAGAAGCGGCTGTCGGAAGTCAACCTCGCGGATATCGCGTTCGACGTGACGGATCGCGCGGACCTGCCGCAAGCCAGCCGGGAAGACGAACGCCTGTACATCAACGGCCTGACGCTCGGCTTCGGCAAGAAAGGCGTGAAGGCGCCGGTCGGCCTCGTGCAGGGCAACCGGCTGCAGGCGCTGCTCGCGAACTGGACGGCCGTCGTGCCGACCAACCAGCCGTTCGACCGGCTGCCGATCCCGTACCGCGCGGTCGCGACCGACCTGCAGACGGGGCAGATGGTCGTGCTCGACCACGGCTCGCTGCCGCTCGCGATCCGCGCGAGCATGGCGATGCCCGGCCTGTTCGCGCCTGCCGAGATCAACGGGCGCGCGCTCGTGGACGGCGGCCTCGTCAGCAACCTGCCCGTCGACACCGCGCGGCAGATGGGCGCGAACGTCGTGATCGCCGTCGACATCGGCTCGCAACTGCGCCCGCTGGACGCGCTCGCGTCGCCCGCCGACGTGATGCAGCAGATGGTCGGCATCCTGATCCGCCAGAACGTGACCGCGCAGCGCAAGCAGCTCGACGCGCAGGACGTGCTGCTCACGCCGGACCTCGGCGCGCTCGCGTTCACCGATTTCCAGAACGCGAAGCAGGCGATCGCCGCCGGCGCGGCCGCCGCGACCGCCGCGCTGCCCAAGCTGCAGCGCTTCGCGCTCACGCCGGAACAGTACGCGACCTACCGGTCGGCCCACGCGCAGCCGCTGCCGCCGCCGATCCGGATCACGCGCATCGACATCGAGACCAGCGGGGGCGTGCCGAAGCGGGTCGTCAGCGACGCGCTGCACGTGAAGCCCGGCGACACTTACGACCCGCAGGTCGTCAGCCAGGACCTGCTCGGCTTGACGACGGGCGGCAACTTCGAGAGCGTCACCCAGCAGATCGTGAGCCACGGCGACGACAACGTGCTCGAGATCAACGCGCGCGAAAAATACTGGGGGCCGAATTTCCTGCTGTTCGGGCTCGGCCTGTCGAGCAGTTCGACCGACGAGGGCGGCTTCCGCCTGCATGTCGGCTACCGGCGGCCGTGGCTCACCGAATCGGGGCTCGAGTTCCGCGCGGATACGACGATCGGCAGCGACCTGCAGTCGGCGCGCGTCGAATTGCGCCAGCCGCTGCCAGCCGCATACGGTTTCTACATTTCGCCCTATGCGGAATATCAGCGTCGCTACGTCAACCTGTACGACAACAGCGGCGAGGTGAAACTGAACCAGTACCTGATGCAGACGGCGCGCACCGGGATCGACTTCGGCCTGCCGATCGCCCGGCTTGGCGACTTCCGGATGGGCATCGGCTACGCGACCGGGCACGGCTCGCCGAACTACAACCTGCCGTTCCCGTTCGACGACGGCAGCTCGACGCTGATCTGGCCGAGCTTCACGTCGCAGGCGCTGACCGCGCGCGCGCGGCTCGTCATCGATCAGCTCGACGATCCGATGTTCCCGCGCAGGGGTTACTACACCGAACTCCGTGTCGAACGCTCGCTGTGGTCGCACAACAGCCAGTCCGCGGAGGACCTCGCCGAAACGTCCAACACGCCTTACACCGAGATCTACGGCAAGGCGATGATCGCGCAGCAGTTCGGCCGGCACAGCGTCAGCGCAACGATCGAGGGCGGCAAGAGCATCGGCGGCACCAACCTGATCAACGCGTTCAACTTCACGCTCGGCGGGTTCCAGCACCTGGCCGCGTATGCGGCCGACCAGCTGACCGGCAACGAGCTCGCGTACGGGAACGTGACCTACATGAATCAGTTGATGACGTTCAACGCGTCCCCGGTCAAGGCACTGTCGGTCGGCGCCAGCGCGGAAGTCGGCAACGTGTGGTCGAGCGGCGTGAAAGTCGGCGGCGGCGCGCTCAAGCAGAGCTATACGTTCTTCACGAGCCTGTCGACCGCGTTCGGCCCGCTGTACATGGGTGTCGCGCTCGCGCCGGGCGGCCGGCGCAACATCTACCTGCAGCTCGGTCGCACGTACTGA
- a CDS encoding rod shape-determining protein — MSTPLFGKLFAQPVAIDPGTASTQIYTHERGVVLNQPSVVCFRKAGATDARPTLEAVGELAKALLGREPGHLESVRPMRHGVIADAHAAEQMIRSFIDMSRTRSRFGRRVEVTLCVPSDATAVERRALREAAFAAGVSEVELIEESLAAGLGAGLPVTEPVGSMVIDIGGGTTEVAVIALGGIVYREAIRVGGNQFDAAIVNHIRNLYGVLLGEQTAEHVKKTIGSATSAVPRASTRAVGRSIGDGLPRSVELSNHDVADALAAPLKQVIGAVKSVLENAPAELVTDIAHRGVVLTGGGALLAGLERLLYDETGVIARIADEPATCAVRGAGEAMGRLAMCPVD; from the coding sequence ATGTCGACACCGCTGTTCGGAAAGTTGTTTGCGCAACCCGTTGCGATCGACCCTGGAACGGCGAGTACGCAGATCTATACGCACGAACGCGGCGTGGTGCTGAACCAGCCATCGGTCGTCTGCTTCCGCAAGGCCGGCGCGACCGACGCGCGGCCGACGCTCGAGGCGGTCGGCGAGCTCGCGAAAGCGCTGCTCGGCCGCGAACCGGGGCATCTCGAATCCGTGCGGCCGATGCGGCACGGCGTGATCGCCGACGCGCACGCGGCCGAGCAGATGATCCGCAGCTTCATCGACATGTCGCGCACGCGTTCGCGCTTCGGCCGCCGCGTCGAGGTCACGCTGTGCGTGCCGTCCGATGCGACGGCCGTCGAGCGCCGCGCGCTCCGCGAGGCCGCGTTCGCGGCGGGCGTGTCGGAGGTCGAACTGATCGAGGAATCGCTGGCTGCCGGGCTCGGCGCGGGCCTGCCGGTGACCGAGCCGGTCGGCTCGATGGTCATCGACATCGGCGGCGGGACGACCGAAGTCGCGGTGATCGCGCTCGGCGGCATCGTCTACCGCGAGGCGATCCGCGTCGGCGGCAACCAGTTCGACGCGGCGATCGTCAACCATATCCGCAACCTGTACGGCGTGCTGCTCGGCGAGCAGACGGCCGAGCACGTGAAGAAGACGATCGGTTCGGCCACCAGCGCGGTGCCGCGCGCGTCGACGCGGGCGGTCGGGCGCAGCATCGGCGACGGCCTGCCGCGCTCGGTCGAGCTGTCCAACCACGACGTCGCGGACGCGCTGGCCGCGCCGCTCAAGCAGGTGATCGGCGCGGTGAAGTCGGTACTGGAAAACGCACCGGCCGAACTCGTGACCGACATCGCGCATCGCGGCGTGGTGCTGACGGGCGGCGGCGCGCTGCTCGCCGGTCTCGAACGTCTGCTGTACGACGAGACGGGGGTGATCGCCCGGATCGCCGACGAACCGGCCACCTGCGCGGTGCGCGGCGCCGGCGAGGCGATGGGGCGGCTCGCGATGTGCCCGGTCGATTGA
- a CDS encoding YdcF family protein, translating to MKDHTKRGVAARTGRLLAVVACIWVAAAVALVVYGMRMPSEPADVAVIFGNALDDTGAPKPVLAARLDVGVRCYRTGQCPAFLVSGAIDGPGLNEATAMRDYLVARGVPAARIAVDDQGDNTLATAQHTLAYLQAHRLSRVLIVSQYYHLARARLAFERVGITRENISAAYPRRFQLRDVYSSWREVPAYAVYAVRLWANPDARPVSFRPMLYLMRLFS from the coding sequence TTGAAAGACCACACCAAACGGGGCGTTGCAGCCCGAACGGGCCGGCTGCTGGCCGTCGTCGCGTGCATCTGGGTCGCCGCGGCCGTCGCGCTCGTCGTATACGGGATGCGGATGCCGAGCGAGCCGGCCGACGTGGCCGTGATCTTCGGCAACGCGCTCGACGACACCGGCGCGCCGAAGCCCGTGCTCGCGGCCCGGCTCGACGTCGGCGTGCGCTGCTACCGCACGGGGCAGTGCCCGGCGTTTCTGGTCAGCGGCGCGATCGACGGCCCCGGGCTGAACGAGGCGACGGCCATGCGCGACTATCTCGTGGCGCGCGGCGTGCCGGCGGCCCGGATCGCCGTCGACGACCAGGGCGACAACACGCTCGCGACCGCGCAGCACACGCTCGCGTACCTGCAGGCGCACCGCCTGTCGCGCGTGCTGATCGTCAGCCAGTACTACCATCTCGCGCGGGCGCGCCTTGCGTTCGAGCGTGTCGGCATCACGCGGGAGAACATCTCCGCCGCGTACCCGCGCCGCTTCCAGCTGCGCGATGTCTATTCGAGCTGGCGCGAGGTGCCGGCCTACGCCGTCTATGCGGTGCGTCTGTGGGCGAATCCCGATGCACGGCCGGTCTCGTTCCGGCCGATGCTTTACCTGATGCGCCTGTTTTCGTAA